In Planktothrix serta PCC 8927, the following are encoded in one genomic region:
- a CDS encoding AAA family ATPase: MKINHIEVKNFRGFKEKKFDFSQNFTVFVGDNCTGKTALLDALAVGIGSLFLGFNDVHSRHIRDDEIYRISYTKNKIPTLEPQYPVKIYCVGSISENPANLLNKFDSLTIAWTRELRKRGGRTTRIGATDLIEISEKMQQKVSLGENIVLPLIAYYGTGRLWLQKKERAVETLEPGSRMRGYLDCLDAASNQKLMLRWFKTMEMVGMQRNETLKVLISVKQAITNCVEDWNSIKYDLLEDDLMITSNQGKILPFRLLSDGVRNMLAMVADIAYRAAVLNPQLEDQAASQTPGIVLIDEIDLHLHPKWQRKVVNDLRQTFPKIQFIATTHSPFIIQSLKDGELINLDKLDNPIEGIEDFPVTFQEYFDENFDLLHRPGGGL, from the coding sequence ATGAAAATTAATCATATTGAAGTCAAAAATTTTCGGGGTTTTAAAGAGAAAAAATTTGATTTCTCACAAAATTTTACTGTCTTTGTTGGAGATAACTGTACTGGAAAAACAGCTTTACTTGATGCTTTAGCTGTGGGAATAGGAAGTTTATTTCTTGGTTTTAATGATGTTCATTCTCGTCATATACGCGATGATGAAATTTATAGAATTAGTTATACAAAAAATAAAATTCCCACCTTAGAACCTCAATATCCCGTTAAGATTTATTGTGTAGGTTCAATTAGTGAAAATCCCGCGAATTTATTAAATAAATTCGATTCTCTTACTATTGCGTGGACAAGAGAATTAAGAAAAAGAGGAGGAAGAACTACGCGAATAGGTGCAACTGATCTGATTGAAATTTCCGAAAAGATGCAACAAAAGGTAAGTCTAGGTGAAAATATTGTTTTACCTTTAATTGCTTATTATGGTACTGGAAGATTATGGCTACAAAAAAAAGAAAGGGCAGTAGAAACTCTTGAACCTGGATCTCGCATGAGGGGTTATTTAGATTGTTTAGATGCTGCATCTAATCAAAAATTGATGTTACGTTGGTTTAAAACAATGGAAATGGTAGGAATGCAACGAAATGAAACCCTAAAAGTTTTAATATCAGTTAAACAAGCGATCACTAATTGTGTAGAAGATTGGAATAGTATCAAATATGATTTATTAGAAGATGATTTAATGATTACATCAAATCAAGGAAAAATTCTTCCTTTTCGGCTGTTAAGTGATGGTGTTCGTAATATGTTAGCGATGGTTGCTGATATTGCTTATCGTGCAGCAGTTCTTAATCCTCAATTAGAAGATCAAGCCGCCAGTCAAACTCCGGGAATTGTTTTAATTGATGAAATTGATTTACATTTACACCCAAAATGGCAAAGAAAAGTTGTTAATGATTTACGACAAACTTTTCCCAAAATTCAATTTATTGCGACAACTCATTCCCCTTTTATTATACAATCTCTTAAAGATGGAGAATTAATTAATTTAGATAAATTAGATAATCCTATAGAGGGAATAGAAGATTTTCCCGTTACTTTTCAAGAATATTTCGACGAAAATTTTGACTTACTTCATCGTCCTGGTGGCGGTTTATAA
- a CDS encoding SufE family protein, translating into MSSTTTPLPPTLERMVQRFKRASSNKLRYEQLITIAQKLPTFPEDQKISDNKVPGCVSQVYVIADLDDQGKVQFQGESDSQLTKGLVAFLIMGMNGLTPLEIAQLQPDFIQETGLQASLTPSRANGFFNIFQTLKKKAVTCDTNLNSEGSGI; encoded by the coding sequence ATGTCTTCCACTACAACCCCTTTACCCCCTACTTTAGAACGGATGGTACAGCGTTTTAAACGCGCTTCTTCTAATAAATTGCGTTATGAACAATTAATTACCATCGCCCAAAAACTTCCGACCTTTCCAGAAGATCAGAAAATTTCTGATAATAAAGTCCCCGGTTGTGTATCACAAGTTTATGTGATTGCTGACTTAGATGATCAGGGAAAAGTTCAATTTCAAGGAGAGTCTGATTCTCAATTAACCAAAGGATTAGTTGCTTTTTTAATTATGGGAATGAATGGACTCACCCCCCTAGAAATTGCTCAACTTCAACCGGATTTTATTCAAGAAACAGGATTACAAGCGAGTTTAACACCTTCTCGCGCTAACGGCTTTTTCAATATTTTTCAAACCTTGAAGAAAAAAGCCGTTACCTGTGATACAAACCTCAATTCTGAAGGGTCAGGAATCTAA
- the hisI gene encoding phosphoribosyl-AMP cyclohydrolase: MNQDYLWIEALKFNDQGLIPAIAQDAEDGTVLMMAWMNKESIQKTLETQEVHYWSRSRSELWHKGATSGHIQKLKSLYYDCDADTLLLKIEQIGNIACHTGARSCFFTEVKC, translated from the coding sequence ATGAATCAAGATTATTTGTGGATAGAAGCGTTAAAATTTAATGATCAAGGGTTAATTCCTGCGATCGCTCAAGATGCAGAAGATGGAACTGTATTAATGATGGCTTGGATGAATAAAGAATCGATTCAAAAAACCCTAGAAACCCAAGAAGTTCACTATTGGAGTCGTTCTCGTTCGGAATTATGGCATAAAGGAGCCACATCAGGACATATTCAAAAACTTAAATCATTATATTATGATTGTGATGCCGATACTTTATTATTAAAAATAGAACAAATTGGCAATATCGCTTGTCATACAGGCGCAAGAAGTTGTTTTTTTACAGAAGTCAAATGTTAA
- a CDS encoding aldo/keto reductase — MYYRRFGRTELPMPVFSCGGMRYQHQWQDIPFDQIPEANQKQVEACIYRSLELGINHIETARGYGTSEMQLGKILPQLPRERLMVQTKVSPSPDPLKFKQDFDQSLAYLQLDYIDLLAIHGINNDQGLEDSIKPGGCLAIAKQLQAQGKVRFIGFSTHGPTEIITKTIETNEFDYVNLHWYYINQNNWPAIEAATRHDLGVFIISPSDKGGQLYNPPEKLVNLCFPLSPMVFNDLFCLSHPQVHTLSIGASQATDFDEHLKTIPLLDRWDEILPPIQQRLEQELINCFGENWAKTWHIGLPRQEQTPNNINIPVILWLRNLAIAYDMIEYAKMRYNLLGNAGDWFPGKNAEGVENLDLSQCLVNSLHADKIPQLLAETHQLLQAETVLRLSKS; from the coding sequence ATGTATTACAGACGATTTGGACGAACAGAATTACCGATGCCTGTGTTTTCTTGTGGCGGGATGAGATATCAACATCAATGGCAAGATATCCCCTTTGATCAAATTCCTGAAGCTAACCAAAAACAAGTCGAAGCTTGTATTTATCGTTCTCTGGAATTGGGAATTAATCATATTGAAACGGCTAGGGGTTATGGGACTTCAGAAATGCAGTTAGGGAAAATTTTACCCCAACTTCCCAGAGAAAGATTAATGGTACAAACTAAAGTTTCTCCCAGTCCCGATCCTTTGAAATTTAAACAAGATTTTGATCAATCTTTGGCTTATTTACAATTAGATTATATCGATTTATTGGCTATTCATGGGATTAATAATGATCAAGGTTTAGAGGATTCTATTAAACCTGGGGGTTGTTTAGCGATCGCCAAGCAATTACAAGCGCAGGGAAAAGTTAGATTTATCGGATTTTCTACTCATGGCCCTACCGAAATTATTACTAAAACTATTGAAACCAATGAATTTGATTATGTCAATTTACATTGGTATTATATTAATCAAAATAATTGGCCAGCAATTGAAGCGGCAACTCGCCACGATCTGGGGGTTTTTATTATTAGTCCTTCCGATAAAGGCGGTCAACTCTATAACCCCCCTGAAAAGTTAGTCAATTTGTGTTTTCCTTTGAGTCCAATGGTGTTTAATGATTTATTTTGTTTAAGTCATCCTCAAGTTCATACTTTAAGTATTGGAGCTTCTCAAGCAACGGATTTTGATGAACATTTAAAAACTATTCCCCTTTTAGATCGCTGGGATGAAATTTTACCTCCTATTCAGCAACGTTTAGAACAGGAATTAATTAATTGTTTTGGGGAAAATTGGGCAAAAACCTGGCATATTGGTTTACCCCGTCAGGAACAAACCCCGAATAATATTAATATTCCGGTGATTTTGTGGTTAAGAAATTTAGCGATCGCTTATGATATGATTGAATATGCTAAAATGCGCTATAATTTATTAGGAAATGCCGGGGATTGGTTTCCGGGAAAAAATGCTGAAGGGGTAGAAAATTTAGATTTAAGTCAATGTTTAGTTAACAGTCTCCACGCGGATAAAATTCCTCAACTCTTAGCAGAAACCCATCAATTATTACAAGCTGAAACGGTTTTACGGTTATCGAAAAGTTAA
- the cysS gene encoding cysteine--tRNA ligase, producing the protein MVIKLYNTQTRQKEDFQPLEPGTVKMYCCGVTVYDYCHLGHARSYIAWDIVRRYLEYRGYTVNYIQNFTDIDDKILNRAKLEGATMEAVSNKYIQAYFEDIRRLNIKDANAYPRVTEHLPQIIELIQELEQQGIAYAVDGDVYYSVKQFNDYGKLSGRQQEQLQAGASGRISQSDPDVIKKKDPSDFALWKAAKLGEPAWESPWGKGRPGWHIECSAMVRSLLGNTIDIHGGGGDLVFPHHENEIAQSEGATHQPLARYWMHNGMVTVSGEKMSKSLGNFTTIRALLDSPLDPMVIRLFILQGHYRKPLDFTDEAIASAENGWNTLKEGLLFGTEYGEKLGFKPDEKALIDDDAISRFTTAMDDDFNTPEGLAVLFELAKELRRDRNILIHGGEINTSTEQLQKTWQTLRELATVFGLEAHPVETLHATSLPGEGGLSDEEIEVFVQQRLEAKKAKNYGESDRIREHLKQLGITLIDQPGNQTIWHR; encoded by the coding sequence ATGGTTATCAAACTTTATAATACTCAAACTCGTCAAAAAGAAGATTTTCAACCGTTAGAACCTGGTACAGTAAAAATGTATTGCTGCGGGGTGACGGTTTATGATTATTGTCATTTAGGTCATGCGAGATCCTATATTGCTTGGGATATCGTTAGACGCTATTTAGAATATAGGGGCTATACCGTTAATTATATTCAGAATTTTACTGATATTGACGATAAAATTCTCAACCGAGCTAAGTTAGAAGGCGCAACAATGGAGGCGGTTTCTAATAAATATATTCAAGCTTATTTTGAAGATATCCGACGCTTGAATATTAAAGATGCAAATGCCTATCCTCGTGTTACTGAACATCTTCCCCAAATTATTGAATTAATCCAAGAATTAGAACAGCAAGGAATTGCTTATGCTGTCGATGGGGATGTTTATTATAGTGTTAAACAGTTTAACGATTATGGTAAATTATCGGGTCGTCAACAGGAACAATTACAAGCAGGTGCAAGCGGTCGAATTTCTCAATCTGATCCTGATGTGATTAAGAAGAAAGATCCCTCGGATTTTGCCCTCTGGAAAGCGGCAAAACTAGGTGAACCTGCGTGGGAATCTCCTTGGGGAAAAGGTCGCCCCGGATGGCATATTGAATGTTCGGCAATGGTGCGATCGCTATTAGGAAATACCATTGATATTCATGGCGGTGGTGGTGATTTAGTCTTCCCCCATCATGAAAATGAAATTGCTCAATCTGAAGGAGCAACCCATCAACCTTTAGCACGATATTGGATGCACAATGGTATGGTGACGGTGAGTGGTGAAAAGATGTCTAAATCGTTAGGAAATTTTACCACAATTCGCGCTTTATTGGATAGTCCTCTTGATCCAATGGTGATTCGTTTATTTATTTTACAAGGACATTATCGCAAACCGTTAGACTTTACTGATGAAGCGATCGCTTCTGCTGAAAATGGATGGAATACGTTAAAAGAGGGGTTATTATTTGGTACGGAATACGGCGAGAAATTAGGCTTTAAACCCGATGAAAAAGCCTTAATTGATGATGATGCCATTTCCCGGTTTACAACGGCAATGGATGATGATTTTAATACCCCTGAAGGGTTAGCGGTTTTATTTGAATTAGCCAAAGAATTAAGACGCGATCGCAATATCTTAATACATGGAGGCGAAATCAATACCTCTACAGAACAATTACAAAAAACCTGGCAAACTTTAAGGGAATTAGCTACCGTTTTCGGGTTAGAAGCACATCCGGTAGAGACGTTGCATGCAACGTCTCTACCGGGTGAAGGTGGGTTGAGTGATGAGGAGATTGAGGTGTTTGTTCAACAACGGTTAGAGGCGAAAAAAGCTAAGAATTATGGGGAGAGCGATCGCATTCGAGAGCATCTCAAACAGTTAGGGATTACCTTAATTGATCAACCCGGAAATCAAACCATTTGGCATCGTTAA